AAGAAGAACTGTGAAGTGGAGCTTCCATCACCATTCAACAAACTATACATCACAGACTAACTTGGAGCATCTACTATAGAATCACAATCAATGAATCACAATCAAGCTTAATAAGAATAACTCTCTTATTAATCTCTTGAggaaaataactcaaaaccTCAAGCTCTCTCAATCTCACACAATTCATAATCTCTCATCCAATCTCTCAACTCATGAGTTATGCAACACTCTtgcatctccttatatataaaacaaatttcctaaactcattaggtatAACATATTTCCTAATCCTTTAAACCATAACTTGGTAGGATTAGAAGTTAACTTATTTATCaagtttccttttttcttcaagcttaatccaacattctcccccttaagcttgaactCCATTTTCAATAAATCTTCAACAATACCTCTTGAGCTCTCAAACGGTTTATTGGTTTGTTCCACCTCGTGAAGCATCTTCTCGTACTTCTCGTTTGTTGACTTAATGACCAGCTTCTTATCTTCTTCACGTGTTTTGTAATTCTGACCACCTAGACTCAACAACCTGTTTTTCAACACACGCTCACTTGACGCTTGGTGAAAAACTGAAGCTAAACTCTGCATATCTGGCTCactcttctcctcttcctctttcGACCTCTCCAGCTCTGACAAGGTCTTACTCTTCTCATCCTTGAAAATTTCAAgcttagtttttaattttatatcctCTTTCTCAACCTTAGATAACAACTCTTCCGCAGGTTCGAGTAGATGTTCAGATTTCTTGAGAACTTGACTTTGCTTAAGCCCCACCGTCGCCATTAGCTTGGCCTTATCCTTGAGAGCAATCACCTCACACTCCATAACCTGCAGTCGTGTATTGCTTCCTTCCAGCTGTTTTATCAAAGACACCAGAGAGACTGAGGCATATTTCTTCATCATGTTGGTTTCTTCCAACTGTTCCTCCAATTCTATGGCTTTGGTACACCACTGGTCAGCAAAGCCGTACGCATGGGACTTTGCCATTTTAAAAACTTCTTTCGCAGCATCAATCTTCTCAATGATCTCATCTCGTTCTTTAACCTCTGCTTCAAAGCTTCTCGCTTTCTCAAGCTCACTTTTCAAAACATCTATCTCTTTGTtggagatggtttctttctctGCATGGATGGAAATCATCTTGCTAATATTTTCTTCTTGACTCAGAGGCAGGTTCTTGGCGTCGTTAGCTGCGGCCAGTTTTAAGCTAACTTTCTCTAGCTCTCGGGTTACCAACAGTAGAACAGCTGAGTCTGAAGCATGTTGATTCTTGACAATCTCGAGTTCTTTCTtaagttcttcttcttttctatgAAAGGCCTCTACCCTTGCCTCAACGGTTTTGAATTTGCAATCCAAAAACCTGTTTGCTGGCCTTCCTGATGGAACAAAAACATTCTTTGCAGATCCAAAACAACACACGAGAGGAGGCCACCCGTACGTGTGACTGATATCTTCGCTTTCATGTTTGCTCAGAtcaatctcttctccttcattgtcGGCATCAGTGGCTTTAACAGCCAAGGCTTTCTCGGCATCACTAACCTCATCATATGTACTACTAGTAGTGACTAAACCATCCTCCACGTCTTTATCTTTCTTAACAGTCCTCTGTCTCACATTCTTCTCTGTTTTTCCTTCCTCCACATCAGAAGAACCTGCTGCTGGTGAAGCTTTCTTTCTAGTTCTCAGTGGCTCTTTTGTGTCACTTTCTTTGTCTGAAGCATCATCACTATCTACCAAAAACTGAGAGCTTTCTTCTATAGGTTCATCCTTTGCTATAACTTTTGGTAGAGAGGTAAGCCCACCACCATTCGGCAGCAACTGGTTTGTAGTCACAGGAGGATTCATTGCAGCAGCATTAGCTTTAACAGCAGCAGCAATGGTGGCTATATGAGCAAGAGCAGCCTGGTGCGCTGAGGTATCAACACCAACAACACATGCCTTTCTTACAACATCAATCTCATCTTCTGAGTCAGACTTATATTCCTCAAACCCATACTCTTTCGCTTGTGCTTTCTTTGCTGCTTTCGTAACTTTTTCCTCCTCTTCGGTGAATTTTAAGCCACTATCTACATAGCCAGTTTCATGAGCTTGTTCAGTACCCTGTCTAACCTTTGCAATGAAACTGTCAGCGATTTCTTTCAGATCATCGGGGATTGGCTGCAGCGAAAGTTCCAGGGCCTTGACTAAATACGGTGCATATTTTGCATCATCTTCAGAGATAAATGTCACAGCACAGCCTTTCTGCTCTGCCCTTCCTGTCCTGCCAATGCGATGCACATAATATTCATAGTGGTTCGGAGCATCATAGTTTACAACTAACTCAAGCTCTTTCACATCTATACCCCTAGCTGCAACACTTGTGGCAATCAATATATTGCACACATTGCTCTTAAAGTCAGATATTGTTGATTCCTGATCAGACTGCTCGTTACCACCGTGAAGAGATATACAATgataaatctttttaaacaaaTCCTTCAACAAGGCATCACATTTTTTCTGCGACTgcacaaaaaccaaaatctttcTTTTCTCATACCATTCCCCGAGAATTTCCAGCAGTCTTAAGAACCTCTCACTCTTCGGTCTGACTTCAACTAACTGTGTTATATCCTTATTCACAACACTCCTTCCACCAACCTGTATTTCAATGGGCTTGTTCAAGACTTTACGTGCCAAAGTTTCATCTTGACGTGGAAAAGTGGCAGAAAAGAGCACAGTGTGCTGATCATGTCGAATAGTTTGaataatacaaataatttgAGGCTCAAAACCCATGTCAAACATACGATCAGCTTCATACATTACCAAGAATGTGGCCCTTTGCAGATTGGTGATTTTTTCACTGCTTGTGCAAAGAATATCAATCATCCTGCCATGAGTGCACACAATATCACGTGGAGACTCACACTGGATAATTAACTGGATGTCATTGATATCTAGACCATGAGTAGTAATATTTGTAGCACCACCAAGAACCATATCAAAAATCGTGGCTTGAAGCTTCTCCCTCAACGGATTGATTCTGAATTTCGATACAGCATTAGGGTTATCAATTTTGACATCTTCCACGCTTAGCTTCACCTTCTTGCTGCTCTTTTCCTTCTTTTCCTTCTTAACGTCATCGTTCTGCCCTCTATCTAGATACTCAGGGTCACGGTTCCATAACTTAGCCAAAGGATCAACCCACTCACAGACTTTAACAACTCTGATCTCCTCCTCTGTATCAGAAGTTTCTTCGTCAGTTTCGTCTCCCTTGTCCTCATCGGT
This genomic interval from Brassica napus cultivar Da-Ae chromosome A6, Da-Ae, whole genome shotgun sequence contains the following:
- the LOC106427234 gene encoding uncharacterized protein LOC106427234; the protein is MNCVRLRELEVLSYFSQEINKRVILIKLDCDSLIVILYVVSELQVQYWTSNKVQSLKFRFEQTLWGIVLVMAFKLDSLESYTVEEMTTTSNIVVQSQGTFADRKSIKKIASVKRHDSEADNDGIKKSKKRKKHKRASDGDKILNTESSKVSEGSRRHEKSLLLYYKRTGKSWKRGYMLNEVKTDEDKGDETDEETSDTEEEIRVVKVCEWVDPLAKLWNRDPEYLDRGQNDDVKKEKKEKSSKKVKLSVEDVKIDNPNAVSKFRINPLREKLQATIFDMVLGGATNITTHGLDINDIQLIIQCESPRDIVCTHGRMIDILCTSSEKITNLQRATFLVMYEADRMFDMGFEPQIICIIQTIRHDQHTVLFSATFPRQDETLARKVLNKPIEIQVGGRSVVNKDITQLVEVRPKSERFLRLLEILGEWYEKRKILVFVQSQKKCDALLKDLFKKIYHCISLHGGNEQSDQESTISDFKSNVCNILIATSVAARGIDVKELELVVNYDAPNHYEYYVHRIGRTGRAEQKGCAVTFISEDDAKYAPYLVKALELSLQPIPDDLKEIADSFIAKVRQGTEQAHETGYVDSGLKFTEEEEKVTKAAKKAQAKEYGFEEYKSDSEDEIDVVRKACVVGVDTSAHQAALAHIATIAAAVKANAAAMNPPVTTNQLLPNGGGLTSLPKVIAKDEPIEESSQFLVDSDDASDKESDTKEPLRTRKKASPAAGSSDVEEGKTEKNVRQRTVKKDKDVEDGLVTTSSTYDEVSDAEKALAVKATDADNEGEEIDLSKHESEDISHTYGWPPLVCCFGSAKNVFVPSGRPANRFLDCKFKTVEARVEAFHRKEEELKKELEIVKNQHASDSAVLLLVTRELEKVSLKLAAANDAKNLPLSQEENISKMISIHAEKETISNKEIDVLKSELEKARSFEAEVKERDEIIEKIDAAKEVFKMAKSHAYGFADQWCTKAIELEEQLEETNMMKKYASVSLVSLIKQLEGSNTRLQVMECEVIALKDKAKLMATVGLKQSQVLKKSEHLLEPAEELLSKVEKEDIKLKTKLEIFKDEKSKTLSELERSKEEEEKSEPDMQSLASVFHQASSERVLKNRLLSLGGQNYKTREEDKKLVIKSTNEKYEKMLHEVEQTNKPFESSRGIVEDLLKMEFKLKGENVGLSLKKKGNLINKLTSNPTKLWFKGLGNMLYLMSLGNLFYI